Proteins encoded within one genomic window of Gallus gallus isolate bGalGal1 chromosome 1, bGalGal1.mat.broiler.GRCg7b, whole genome shotgun sequence:
- the CHAMP1 gene encoding chromosome alignment-maintaining phosphoprotein 1, producing MDMLQILRKTTERLECDHCSFRGTDYENIQIHMGTIHPEYCDEMDAAGLGKLIFYQKSAKLFHCHKCFFTSKMYCNVYYHITAQHAAPEKWNEERKGQVEGGSDSSKKNGAAEPQKCTPPPESLKPALSPEVPKPESKLQKSSVSPESQKSAQTSSSEPERSAQIMSPDSEKSVQAVSPDPEKLVSAVSSDSEKSSPDASPDPQKQSPDASPDPQKPAPAVSPDPQKPAVAVSPEPRRHSPAVSPEPRRHSPAMSPEPRRHSPAVSPEPRRHSPAVSPEPRRYSPGVSPEPKKPTPAVSPEPRRYSPAVSPEPRRHASQMRRPASASSPEIRRPAPAVSPESWRPGPTVSPEPWRSTPHEMQKSSTVSPWAPKASIESRRSAPESRRSGPVASPESRRLVSDSWKSTSFSESQKSTLVSTEPWKPISSVYPEGWKPVLSPDTWKHSSSVSPELRKSSHAVSSDSWKPSFFPEVRKPATSVSPESWKLSESRKSMFFSETQKSTSAASFEVQKRSHFPEPRKRALFPESRKSNPAVSTDVQKRAVFSETQNKVSASLASTEGQKHALCSEAQKSALVSPEVQKHALFSEAQKLAPISPEVQDHTSFLESQKSASPEIQKHGLFNEAHKQAHSASPDTQKQALFPDSQKSAVSPDIQKQAVFSEMQKPAASMSSDIQRHTETTVPSELPKNILFSESHKCVPGFSSEPQTPSESGESDFLSHTLDDQKPLDDLFSPDEQSILAKESPEDMLYSCPKKKPRKENQDNSDSELNSSECGKAEMDSMEMKEQESNSDQEQYDMESSDYSRESKIDAATPTQPQCVLQFTEEKEAFISEEEIAKYMKRGKGKYYCKICCCRAMKKGAVLHHLVNKHNVQSPYKCKICGKAFLLESLLKNHVAAHGQSLLKCPRCNFESNFPRGFKKHLTHCQSRHNDDTPKKHLDSLEPLEEQI from the coding sequence ATGGACATGTTGCAGATACTGCGTAAAACCACAGAACGCTTGGAATGTGATCACTGCAGCTTCAGAGGAACGGACTATGAGAACATACAAATTCACATGGGCACCATACACCCAGAGTATTGTGATGAAATGGATGCTGCTGGTTTGGGTAAACTTATCTTTTATCAGAAAAGTGCAAAACTGTTTCACTGCCACAAATGTTTCTTTACCAGCAAGATGTATTGCAACGTGTATTATCACATCACAGCACAACATGCAGCACCAGAGAAATGGAACGAGGAGCGGAAAGGACAGGTAGAAGGAGGTTCAGATTCCTCCAAAAAGAATGGTGCTGCGGAGCCCCAGAAATGTACCCCTCCCCCTGAGTCTCTCAAACCTGCCCTTTCTCCTGAAGTCCCCAAACCTGAATCCAAGCTTCAGAAATCATCAGTGTCCCCAGAGTCCCAGAAGTCAGCTCAGACTTCTTCCTCTGAGCCGGAGAGGTCAGCCCAGATCATGTCCCCAGATTCAGAAAAGTCAGTTCAGGCTGTGTCTCCAGATCCAGAGAAATTAGTTTCAGCTGTGTCCTCAGACTCAGAAAAATCATCCCCTGATGCGTCCCCCGACCCCCAGAAGCAATCCCCTGATGCATCCCCAGACCCACAGAAGCCAGCCCCTGCTGTGTCCCCAGACCCACAGAAGCCAGCCGTGGCTGTGTCTCCAGAGCCCCGTCGCCATTCCCCTGCTGTATCACCAGAGCCCCGTCGCCATTCCCCAGCAATGTCTCCAGAGCCCCGTCGTCATTCCCCTGCTGTATCACCTGAGCCCCGTCGCCATTCTCCAGCCGTGTCTCCAGAGCCCCGTAGATACTCCCCGGGTGTGTCACCAGAGCCAAAGAAACCTACTCCAGCTGTATCCCCTGAACCACGAAGGTATTCTCCAGCTGTGTCTCCAGAGCCTCGGAGGCATGCTTCTCAAATGCGTAGGcctgcttctgcttcttctcctgAAATCCGGAGGCCTGCTCCTGCAGTTTCGCCAGAGTCATGGAGACCTGGTCCTACCGTTTCCCCTGAACCCTGGAGATCTACGCCTCATGAAATGCAAAAGTCTTCCACGGTTTCTCCCTGGGCTCCAAAGGCTTCCATAGAGTCTCGGAGGTCTGCCCCCGAGTCGCGAAGGTCTGGCCCAGTTGCATCACCAGAGTCTAGGAGGCTTGTATCTGACTCGTGGAAATCGACGTCCTTTTCTGAATCCCAGAAGTCCACTCTTGTTTCTACTGAGCCATGGAAACCCATCTCATCTGTTTACCCAGAAGGCTGGAAACCTGTTCTGTCCCCTGACACGTGGAAGcattcttcctctgtttctccTGAGCTTCGCAAATCTAGTCATGCTGTTTCCTCTGACTCTTGGaagccttctttctttcccgAGGTCCGTAAGCCTGCTACTTCGGTGTCTCCCGAATCTTGGAAACTCTCTGAGTCCCGGAAatctatgtttttttctgaaactcaGAAGtccacctctgctgcttcctttgaGGTTCAGAAACGATCCCATTTCCCTGAGCCTCGGAAAAGAGCTCTGTTCCCAGAGTCACGTAAATCTAATCCCGCTGTTTCTACCGATGTTCAGAAACGTGCTGTATTTTCTGAGACCCAAAATAAGGTGTCTGCTTCTCTTGCTTCTACTGAAGGCCAAAAACATGCCTTATGTTCTGAAGCCCAGAAGTCAGCTCTTGTTTCTCCTGAGGTCCAGAAGCATGCCCTATTTTCTGAAGCCCAGAAACTTGCTCCCATTTCCCCTGAAGTTCAGGACCATACTTCCTTTTTGGAGTCTCAGAAATCAGCTTCTCCTGAAATTCAGAAACACGGCCTCTTTAATGAGGCCCATAAACAGGCTCATTCTGCTTCTCCAGACACACAGAAACAAGCTCTTTTTCCTGACTCCCAGAAATCTGCTGTATCCCCTGATATTCAAAAGCAAGCTGTATTTTCTGAGATGCAGAAACCTGCTGCTTCTATGTCCTCTGATATCCAGAGACATACTGAAACTACTGTACCTTCTGAACTCCCGAAAAACATCCTGTTTTCTGAGTCCCACAAATGTGTTCCAGGGTTTTCCTCTGAGCCCCAGACGCCCAGTGAGTCTGGTGAGAGTGACTTTCTTTCTCATACTTTAGATGATCAGAAACCACTGGATGACTTATTCTCACCAGATGAACAATCCATATTAGCCAAAGAATCACCCGAAGACATGTTATACTCATGCCCAAAAAAGAAGCCCAGGAAGGAAAACCAGGACAACTCAGATTCTGAACTGAATAGCAGCGAGTGTGGAAAAGCAGAGATGGACTCGATGGAGATGAAGGAGCAAGAATCCAACAGTGACCAAGAGCAATATGATATGGAGTCCTCTGATTACAGTAGAGAGAGTAAAATAGATGCAGCTACTCCCACTCAGCCACAGTGTGTTCTTCAGTTCACGGAAGAGAAAGAGGCTTTCATTTCTGAGGAAGAAATAGCAAAGTATATGAAGCGTGGCAAGGGGAAATATTACTGCAAAATTTGTTGCTGTCGTGCAATGAAAAAAGGTGCCGTCTTGCATCACTTAGTCAACAAGCATAACGTTCAGAGCCCGTACAAATGTAAAATATGTGGCAAGGCTTTTCTCCTGGAGTCTCTTCTTAAAAACCATGTTGCTGCTCATGGTCAAAGTTTGTTGAAGTGTCCACGTTGTAATTTTGAATCAAATTTTCCCCGAGGCTTTAAGAAACACTTAACCCATTGCCAAAGCCGTCATAATGATGATACACCTAAAAAACACTTGGACAGCCTTGAACCACTTGAAGAACAAATTTAA
- the UPF3A gene encoding regulator of nonsense transcripts 3A isoform X4 encodes MIILSFALLIPGLEYPAVVEFAPFQKISKKKLKKKDAKAGSIEDDPEYRKFLESYCADEEKICANPETLLGEIEAKTRELIARRTTPLLEYIKNRKLEKQRIREEKREERRRRELEKKRLREEEKRKRREEERRKRKEAEKHKKISEKEIRIKLLKKPEKGDEPASEKHKEKDEEADTEENKWDKSPGPGSIRSKSLEGSLKELKEKSQNDSDKEQRDLERRFREKEPERQRYRLDDGRKHRTHYEFDKFVRRNEEELKWGKGYNQDRGKKGNHNYSFTVEAVDKLGKEDKCDDMASKKERIRNKDRPAMQLYQPGARIRTHTGSTSKAYDCSGKSSEDALDKKYEVDNSVGGGSEKSEEAE; translated from the exons ATGATTATTTTGAGTTTTGCACTGCTGATCCCAG GCTTGGAGTACCCTGCAGTGGTTGAATTTGCTCCATTTCAGAAGATTTcgaaaaagaaattaaaaaagaaagatgccaAAGCTGGGAGCATTGAAGATG ATCCAGAATATAGGAAATTTTTAGAAAGCTACTGTGCTGATGAAGAGAAAATCTGTGCCAATCCTGAGACTCTTTTGGGAGAGATTGAGGCCAAAACAAGGGAACTCATTG CTAGAAGAACAACACCCCTTTtggaatatattaaaaatagaaaattagaaaagcag AGAATCCgagaagagaaaagggaagagcGAAGGCGGAGGGAATTGGAGAAGAAGCGGctgagagaagaagagaaaaggaaacgcagagaagaggaaagacgtaaaaggaaagaggcagagaaacacaagaaaatatctgaaaaagaaataaggatcAAG ctTCTTAAGAAGCCTGAAAAAGGAGATGAGCCAGCCAGTgagaagcacaaagaaaaagatgaagaagctgacactgaagaaaacaaatgggatAAGTCTCCTGGACCTGGGAGCATAAGATCCAAATCATTGGAAGGTTCACTAAAAGAGCTTAAGGAGAA GTCACAAAATGATAGTGACAAAGAGCAAAGAGACTTGGAGAGAAGATTTCGAGAAAAAGAACCTGAAAGGCAAAGGTATCGACTGGATGATGGCAGAAAGCATAGAACTCACTATGAGTTTGACAAGTTTGTGAGAAGGAATGAAGAAGAGCTGAAATGGGGGAAAGGATACAACCaagacagaggaaagaaagggaacCACAACTACAGCTTCACTGTGGAGGCAGTAGACAAACTGGGTAAAGAGGACAAGTGTGATGACATGGCATCCAAAAAGGAGCGCATAAGAAATAAG GATCGCCCAGCCATGCAGCTGTACCAGCCAGGGGCTCGCATCCGAACACATACGGGATCCACGAGTAAAGCCTACGACTGCAGTGGGAAGTCTTCTGAAGATGCTCTTGACAAGAAGTATGAGGTGGATAACTCAGTGGGAGGTGGCTCTGAGAAGAGTGAGgaagcagaataa
- the UPF3A gene encoding regulator of nonsense transcripts 3A isoform X1 produces the protein MRSEREPGLGLVRGGGGGREKRSMEVPLRRESPRREPDTTTNPPSSPAPPLPPAPVKQRDEKKTALSKVVIRRLPPCLTKEQLEEQLHPLPAHDYFEFCTADPSLYPHLYSRAYINFRNPEDILLFRDRFDGYVFIDNKGLEYPAVVEFAPFQKISKKKLKKKDAKAGSIEDDPEYRKFLESYCADEEKICANPETLLGEIEAKTRELIARRTTPLLEYIKNRKLEKQRIREEKREERRRRELEKKRLREEEKRKRREEERRKRKEAEKHKKISEKEIRIKLLKKPEKGDEPASEKHKEKDEEADTEENKWDKSPGPGSIRSKSLEGSLKELKEKSQNDSDKEQRDLERRFREKEPERQRYRLDDGRKHRTHYEFDKFVRRNEEELKWGKGYNQDRGKKGNHNYSFTVEAVDKLGKEDKCDDMASKKERIRNKDRPAMQLYQPGARIRTHTGSTSKAYDCSGKSSEDALDKKYEVDNSVGGGSEKSEEAE, from the exons ATGCGGTCGGAGCGGGAGCCTGGGCTGGGGCTGGTgaggggcggcggcggtggcCGCGAGAAGCGGTCGATGGAGGTCCCTCTGCGGCGGGAGTCTCCGCGCCGGGAGCCGGACACCACGACCAACCCGCCGTCGTCCCCGGCGCCACCGCTTCCTCCGGCGCCGGTTAAACAGCGAGATGAGAAAAAAACGGCGCTGAGCAAA GTAGTTATTCGACGGCTTCCTCCTTGTCTAAccaaggagcagctggaggagcagctccaCCCTCTCCCTGCTCATGATTATTTTGAGTTTTGCACTGCTGATCCCAG CCTTTATCCTCATCTCTACTCAAGAGCATACATTAACTTTAGAAATCCTGAGGACATCCTTCTTTTTAGAGATCGCTTTGATGGCTATGTCTTCATTGATAATAAAG GCTTGGAGTACCCTGCAGTGGTTGAATTTGCTCCATTTCAGAAGATTTcgaaaaagaaattaaaaaagaaagatgccaAAGCTGGGAGCATTGAAGATG ATCCAGAATATAGGAAATTTTTAGAAAGCTACTGTGCTGATGAAGAGAAAATCTGTGCCAATCCTGAGACTCTTTTGGGAGAGATTGAGGCCAAAACAAGGGAACTCATTG CTAGAAGAACAACACCCCTTTtggaatatattaaaaatagaaaattagaaaagcag AGAATCCgagaagagaaaagggaagagcGAAGGCGGAGGGAATTGGAGAAGAAGCGGctgagagaagaagagaaaaggaaacgcagagaagaggaaagacgtaaaaggaaagaggcagagaaacacaagaaaatatctgaaaaagaaataaggatcAAG ctTCTTAAGAAGCCTGAAAAAGGAGATGAGCCAGCCAGTgagaagcacaaagaaaaagatgaagaagctgacactgaagaaaacaaatgggatAAGTCTCCTGGACCTGGGAGCATAAGATCCAAATCATTGGAAGGTTCACTAAAAGAGCTTAAGGAGAA GTCACAAAATGATAGTGACAAAGAGCAAAGAGACTTGGAGAGAAGATTTCGAGAAAAAGAACCTGAAAGGCAAAGGTATCGACTGGATGATGGCAGAAAGCATAGAACTCACTATGAGTTTGACAAGTTTGTGAGAAGGAATGAAGAAGAGCTGAAATGGGGGAAAGGATACAACCaagacagaggaaagaaagggaacCACAACTACAGCTTCACTGTGGAGGCAGTAGACAAACTGGGTAAAGAGGACAAGTGTGATGACATGGCATCCAAAAAGGAGCGCATAAGAAATAAG GATCGCCCAGCCATGCAGCTGTACCAGCCAGGGGCTCGCATCCGAACACATACGGGATCCACGAGTAAAGCCTACGACTGCAGTGGGAAGTCTTCTGAAGATGCTCTTGACAAGAAGTATGAGGTGGATAACTCAGTGGGAGGTGGCTCTGAGAAGAGTGAGgaagcagaataa
- the UPF3A gene encoding regulator of nonsense transcripts 3A isoform X3 produces MRSEREPGLGLVRGGGGGREKRSMEVPLRRESPRREPDTTTNPPSSPAPPLPPAPVKQRDEKKTALSKVVIRRLPPCLTKEQLEEQLHPLPAHDYFEFCTADPSLYPHLYSRAYINFRNPEDILLFRDRFDGYVFIDNKGLEYPAVVEFAPFQKISKKKLKKKDAKAGSIEDDPEYRKFLESYCADEEKICANPETLLGEIEAKTRELIARRTTPLLEYIKNRKLEKQRIREEKREERRRRELEKKRLREEEKRKRREEERRKRKEAEKHKKISEKEIRIKLLKKPEKGDEPASEKHKEKDEEADTEENKWDKSPGPGSIRSKSLEGSLKELKEKSQNDSDKEQRDLERRFREKEPERQRYRLDDGRKHRTHYEFDKFVRRNEEELKWGKGYNQDRGKKGNHNYSFTVEAVDKLGSPSHAAVPARGSHPNTYGIHE; encoded by the exons ATGCGGTCGGAGCGGGAGCCTGGGCTGGGGCTGGTgaggggcggcggcggtggcCGCGAGAAGCGGTCGATGGAGGTCCCTCTGCGGCGGGAGTCTCCGCGCCGGGAGCCGGACACCACGACCAACCCGCCGTCGTCCCCGGCGCCACCGCTTCCTCCGGCGCCGGTTAAACAGCGAGATGAGAAAAAAACGGCGCTGAGCAAA GTAGTTATTCGACGGCTTCCTCCTTGTCTAAccaaggagcagctggaggagcagctccaCCCTCTCCCTGCTCATGATTATTTTGAGTTTTGCACTGCTGATCCCAG CCTTTATCCTCATCTCTACTCAAGAGCATACATTAACTTTAGAAATCCTGAGGACATCCTTCTTTTTAGAGATCGCTTTGATGGCTATGTCTTCATTGATAATAAAG GCTTGGAGTACCCTGCAGTGGTTGAATTTGCTCCATTTCAGAAGATTTcgaaaaagaaattaaaaaagaaagatgccaAAGCTGGGAGCATTGAAGATG ATCCAGAATATAGGAAATTTTTAGAAAGCTACTGTGCTGATGAAGAGAAAATCTGTGCCAATCCTGAGACTCTTTTGGGAGAGATTGAGGCCAAAACAAGGGAACTCATTG CTAGAAGAACAACACCCCTTTtggaatatattaaaaatagaaaattagaaaagcag AGAATCCgagaagagaaaagggaagagcGAAGGCGGAGGGAATTGGAGAAGAAGCGGctgagagaagaagagaaaaggaaacgcagagaagaggaaagacgtaaaaggaaagaggcagagaaacacaagaaaatatctgaaaaagaaataaggatcAAG ctTCTTAAGAAGCCTGAAAAAGGAGATGAGCCAGCCAGTgagaagcacaaagaaaaagatgaagaagctgacactgaagaaaacaaatgggatAAGTCTCCTGGACCTGGGAGCATAAGATCCAAATCATTGGAAGGTTCACTAAAAGAGCTTAAGGAGAA GTCACAAAATGATAGTGACAAAGAGCAAAGAGACTTGGAGAGAAGATTTCGAGAAAAAGAACCTGAAAGGCAAAGGTATCGACTGGATGATGGCAGAAAGCATAGAACTCACTATGAGTTTGACAAGTTTGTGAGAAGGAATGAAGAAGAGCTGAAATGGGGGAAAGGATACAACCaagacagaggaaagaaagggaacCACAACTACAGCTTCACTGTGGAGGCAGTAGACAAACTGG GATCGCCCAGCCATGCAGCTGTACCAGCCAGGGGCTCGCATCCGAACACATACGGGATCCACGAGTAA
- the UPF3A gene encoding regulator of nonsense transcripts 3A isoform X2 gives MRSEREPGLGLVRGGGGGREKRSMEVPLRRESPRREPDTTTNPPSSPAPPLPPAPVKQRDEKKTALSKVVIRRLPPCLTKEQLEEQLHPLPAHDYFEFCTADPSLYPHLYSRAYINFRNPEDILLFRDRFDGYVFIDNKGLEYPAVVEFAPFQKISKKKLKKKDAKAGSIEDDPEYRKFLESYCADEEKICANPETLLGEIEAKTRELIARRTTPLLEYIKNRKLEKQRIREEKREERRRRELEKKRLREEEKRKRREEERRKRKEAEKHKKISEKEIRIKLLKKPEKGDEPASEKHKEKDEEADTEENKWDKSPGPGSIRSKSLEGSLKELKEKSQNDSDKEQRDLERRFREKEPERQRIAQPCSCTSQGLASEHIRDPRVKPTTAVGSLLKMLLTRSMRWITQWEVALRRVRKQNKTNRRKDLWKGMNFRFNITT, from the exons ATGCGGTCGGAGCGGGAGCCTGGGCTGGGGCTGGTgaggggcggcggcggtggcCGCGAGAAGCGGTCGATGGAGGTCCCTCTGCGGCGGGAGTCTCCGCGCCGGGAGCCGGACACCACGACCAACCCGCCGTCGTCCCCGGCGCCACCGCTTCCTCCGGCGCCGGTTAAACAGCGAGATGAGAAAAAAACGGCGCTGAGCAAA GTAGTTATTCGACGGCTTCCTCCTTGTCTAAccaaggagcagctggaggagcagctccaCCCTCTCCCTGCTCATGATTATTTTGAGTTTTGCACTGCTGATCCCAG CCTTTATCCTCATCTCTACTCAAGAGCATACATTAACTTTAGAAATCCTGAGGACATCCTTCTTTTTAGAGATCGCTTTGATGGCTATGTCTTCATTGATAATAAAG GCTTGGAGTACCCTGCAGTGGTTGAATTTGCTCCATTTCAGAAGATTTcgaaaaagaaattaaaaaagaaagatgccaAAGCTGGGAGCATTGAAGATG ATCCAGAATATAGGAAATTTTTAGAAAGCTACTGTGCTGATGAAGAGAAAATCTGTGCCAATCCTGAGACTCTTTTGGGAGAGATTGAGGCCAAAACAAGGGAACTCATTG CTAGAAGAACAACACCCCTTTtggaatatattaaaaatagaaaattagaaaagcag AGAATCCgagaagagaaaagggaagagcGAAGGCGGAGGGAATTGGAGAAGAAGCGGctgagagaagaagagaaaaggaaacgcagagaagaggaaagacgtaaaaggaaagaggcagagaaacacaagaaaatatctgaaaaagaaataaggatcAAG ctTCTTAAGAAGCCTGAAAAAGGAGATGAGCCAGCCAGTgagaagcacaaagaaaaagatgaagaagctgacactgaagaaaacaaatgggatAAGTCTCCTGGACCTGGGAGCATAAGATCCAAATCATTGGAAGGTTCACTAAAAGAGCTTAAGGAGAA GTCACAAAATGATAGTGACAAAGAGCAAAGAGACTTGGAGAGAAGATTTCGAGAAAAAGAACCTGAAAGGCAAAG GATCGCCCAGCCATGCAGCTGTACCAGCCAGGGGCTCGCATCCGAACACATACGGGATCCACGAGTAAAGCCTACGACTGCAGTGGGAAGTCTTCTGAAGATGCTCTTGACAAGAAGTATGAGGTGGATAACTCAGTGGGAGGTGGCTCTGAGAAGAGTGAGgaagcagaataaaacaaaccGGAGGAAAGACTTGTGGAAAGGGATGAACTTCAGATTCAACATCACCACGTAG